From a region of the Streptomyces caniferus genome:
- a CDS encoding heme o synthase, producing MTAVESRPVGALSPVPGRPGDRPFGARVKAFVALTKPRVIELLLMTTVPVMFLAAEGVPNLWLVLATCVGGYLSAGGAAAFNMYLDRDIDALMDRTSQRPLVTGMVSPGECLVFATALAVGSTAWFWFLVNPLSAMLSLGALLFYVVVYTMILKRRTSQNIVWGGIAGCMPVFIGWSAVTNSVSWASFILFLVIFFWTPPHYWPLSMKVKDDYERAGVPMLPAVAGNKVVARQIVAYSWVMVAVSLLLQPLGYTGWFYTVVAVACGAFWLKEAHGLQSRAKAGITGAKLKEMRLFHWSITYVSLLFVAVAVDPFLR from the coding sequence GTGACGGCCGTCGAATCCCGTCCTGTGGGGGCGCTTTCTCCGGTCCCCGGGCGTCCCGGCGACCGGCCGTTCGGGGCCCGCGTCAAGGCGTTCGTGGCGCTGACCAAGCCGCGGGTCATCGAGCTGCTGCTGATGACCACGGTGCCGGTGATGTTCCTGGCCGCCGAGGGCGTGCCGAATCTGTGGCTGGTGCTGGCGACCTGTGTCGGCGGATACCTCTCCGCCGGCGGTGCCGCCGCGTTCAACATGTACCTCGACCGTGACATCGACGCGCTGATGGACCGTACGTCCCAGCGGCCCCTGGTCACCGGCATGGTGAGCCCCGGCGAATGCCTGGTGTTCGCGACCGCCCTCGCGGTGGGGTCCACGGCCTGGTTCTGGTTCCTCGTCAACCCGCTGTCGGCGATGCTGTCGCTCGGTGCGCTGCTTTTCTACGTCGTCGTTTACACGATGATCCTGAAGCGGCGTACCAGCCAGAACATCGTCTGGGGCGGTATCGCCGGCTGCATGCCGGTCTTCATCGGCTGGTCGGCGGTGACGAACTCCGTCTCCTGGGCCTCGTTCATCCTCTTCCTCGTCATCTTCTTCTGGACGCCGCCGCATTACTGGCCGCTGTCGATGAAGGTCAAGGACGACTACGAGCGCGCCGGTGTGCCGATGCTGCCGGCCGTCGCGGGCAACAAGGTCGTCGCGCGGCAGATCGTCGCCTACAGCTGGGTGATGGTGGCCGTGTCGCTGCTGCTGCAGCCGCTGGGCTACACGGGCTGGTTCTACACCGTCGTCGCGGTCGCCTGCGGCGCCTTCTGGCTCAAGGAGGCGCACGGTCTGCAGTCCCGCGCGAAGGCCGGGATCACGGGCGCCAAGCTCAAGGAGATGCGGCTGTTCCACTGGTCCATCACCTATGTGTCGCTGCTCTTCGTCGCCGTCGCCGTGGATCCCTTCCTTCGTTGA